One window of Fusarium keratoplasticum isolate Fu6.1 chromosome 2, whole genome shotgun sequence genomic DNA carries:
- a CDS encoding Zn(2)-C6 fungal-type domain-containing protein, whose product MPPSSAISPSFRATPSFNLRAPVFSNIENSASLNEQPTSPDVADDASQGSGKRRRLTTSDFTRRKRAVTACQFCRMRKTKCDNVRPKCGYCVRQRAKCVYGDTDEIDADGEDVAISNRQLMEQLVEIKEMLQRNGGSNHGHSDTDPSLATATSPQAQAATSPWARFSANTPRPNESKPPGFPFEALRCESFLRWPALRSVVPSDAQDIDSFPLSSGYTESTLQNRGGGQGINESAFVPLCRKFLAQVHPRNPVLDGHELMRHARSAEEDGLKWDSSSCLVLLACALASYTDMWRRPNEYPIPPTPEQLGSFADSRERAKAEPYYAAAQKRMGLLGNTIQDIQCYFFATIFEKFALRPLRAWCYIQQACSRLETRLLQRGERPWAAFRDTSPEDYHLEQRLFWSCFRAESELVFELGLRPSSLENFSYPQPFPTPPEGLLSDFSPTTDGSSVGPDEEQRQVDERGWCYYLSEISIRRTVDETLNLLYRHGEGYWMKSPGHLVRQYHECEQQIALWKYHLPSVVQFDDDVLADEEFAAALQGRASLWREYTLRPILYYVLHHNPEEPIHPEAEALAAKEIQICATMVHRMAFHRRHGGTWLISRKIFMAACIIIAAAANSHRVSPPEEWHTLIGIAIQSLERWAGEASDLQRMANILVSMYRETCSQRGELDMMVLE is encoded by the exons ATgccgccttcttcagcaatCAGTCCGTCTTTCCGCGCGACGCCCTCGTTCAATCTCCGAGCCCCGGTCTTCTCCAACATTGAGAATTCCGCCAGTCTCAATGAGCAGCCTACGAGCCCGGACGTCGCCGATGATGCGTCTCAGGGATCTGGGAAGCGGAGGAGGCTTACGACGAGTGATTTTACCAGGAGGAAACGTGCTGTGACGGCTTGTCAGTTTTGTCGGATGCGCAAGACAAAGTGTGATAATGTTCGTCCGAAATGCGGGTACTGCGTGCGACAGAGAGCAAAATGTGTTTATGGAGATACGGATGAGATCGACGCTGATGGGGAAGATGTGGCGATTTCTAATCGCCAATTGATGGAGCAACTGGTGGAAATCAAGGAGATGCTTCAGAGGAATGGGGGGTCCAATCATGGACACTCGGATACTGACCCTTCGTTGGCGACTGCAACCTCACCACAGGCCCAGGCGGCAACAAGTCCATGGGCAAGGTTCTCTGCCAACACGCCACGACCGAACGAGAGCAAACCTCCAGGATTCCCATTTGAGGCTCTTCGTTGCGAATCTTTCCTACGTTGGCCAGCCCTTCGGAGCGTTGTTCCAAGTGATGCCCAGGATATCGACTCTTTCCCGCTCAGCTCGGGATACACTGAGAGCACTCTGCAAAATAGAGGTGGAGGTCAAGGCATAAACGAGTCGGCCTTTGTTCCCCTGTGCCGCAAGTTTCTTGCTCAGGTACATCCGAGGAATCCAGTTCTCGATGGACATGAGCTTATGCGACATGCTCGCTCcgcggaggaggatgggtTGAAGTGGGATTCCTCCTCATGCCTTGTG CTGCTCGCGTGTGCATTGGCTTCATATACAGACATGTGGAGAAGACCAAACGAATATCCTATCCCTCCAACCCCAGAACAACTTGGCAGTTTTGCCGACTCTCGAGAAAGGGCCAAAGCGGAACCTTACTATGCGGCTGCCCAGAAGAGAATGGGACTTCTCGGGAATACCATACAGGACATCCAGTGCTACTTCTTTGCCACAATCTTTGAGAAGTTTGCTCTTCGACCACTGAGAGCCTGGTGTTATATCCAGCAGGCTTGCTCGAGGTTGGAAACTCGTCTTTTGCAGCGTGGTGAACGACCTTGGGCTGCTTTTCGGGACACAAGCCCCGAGGACTATCACCTCGAGCAAAGGCTCTTTTGGTCATGCTTTCGGGCTGAGAG CGAACTGGTTTTCGAGTTGGGACTGCGACCAAGTTCGCTAGAGAACTTCTCATACCCACAGCCTTTCCCAACGCCTCCAGAAGGCCTCTTGTCTGATTTTAGCCCAACCACAGACGGGTCGTCAGTGGGTCCAGATGAAGAGCAACGCCAAGTCGATGAGAGAGGATGGTGTTACTACTTATCAGAGATATCTATCCGACGTACTGTTGATGAGACACTCAATCTCTTGTATAGACACGGCGAGGGTTATTGGATGAAGAGTCCTGGTCACTTAGTTCGCCAATACCACGAGTGCGAACAGCAGATAGCTCTGTG GAAATATCACCTGCCTTCTGTCGTTCAGTTCGATGACGACGTACTCGCAGATGAAGAATTTGCGGCAGCCCTCCAAGGCCGTGCATCGCTCTGGCGAGAATACACCCTCCGCCCAATCCTCTACTACGTCCTCCACCACAACCCAGAAGAACCCATCCACCccgaagccgaagccctCGCCGCAAAGGAGATTCAAATCTGTGCTACCATGGTCCATCGCATGGCTTTTCATCGACGACACGGCGGGACATGGCTCATATCCCGCAAGATCTTTATGGCTGCTTGCATTATTATTGCTGCTGCCGCGAACTCACATAGAGTATCTCCCCCTGAAGAGTGGCATACCCTTATTGGGATTGCGATTCAGTCGCTTGAGCGGTGGGCGGGGGAGGCGTCTGATCTACAGCGGATGGCGAACATTTTAGTTTCCATGTACCGGGAAACGTGCAGTCAAAGAGGCGAGCTCGATATGATGGTTTTGGAGTAA
- a CDS encoding Sulfatase domain-containing protein: MGSLPTSKRPNFLVIVADDLGYSDIGCFGSEIATPALDRLSQTGVRLTNFHTASACSPTRSMLFSGTDNHIAGLGQMTEHMARNLDAYKGKEGYEGYLNFKVAALSEILQDAGYHTIMSGKWHLGTSKETAPCSRGFDKSYVFLSGCCNHFNYEPQLDDPSHGFFTPMNAGKFWMQDDQFLDRKNPEHIPSDFYSTTSFSDKLIDYLKERDDTEQPFFAYLPFTAPHWPLQAPREVIDKYKGRYDDGPAALRMRRLAKLVELGLIPEGIEPAPMTLEAWDKMTPSEQAESARKMEVYAAMVDLIDSNIGRVVDYLESVNELDNTFILFMSDNGAEGAMLEAIPMMGSVGTVPKIINKYYNNSLENMGMGDSYIWYGPEWACASMAPSRGFKTWITEGGIRCPCLIRYPPLAKTGSHTDAFCTVMDILPTVLELAGVPSPGKQFRGREVVPVRGSSWVSHLENQAPSFHDEEKEITGWELFGLRAIREGYWKALYMNAPRGKDRWELYDMKNDPGELNDLAEAQPEILERLIKHWEIYYAETGMFDPGHDFPVTRI, encoded by the exons ATGGGATCACTTCCAACCTCGAAACGACCTAATTTCCTCGTCATTGTCGCCGATGACTTGGGCTACAGCGACATTGGATGCTTTGGCTCCGAGATTGCTACTCCAGCTCTCGATCGCCTCTCACAGACTGGTGTGCGGTTGACCAACTTCCACACAGCTTCAGCATGTTCACCGACAAGGAGTATGCTGTTCTCTGGAACAGATAACCATATTGCTGGTCTAGGACAGATGACTGAGCACATGGCCAGGAACCTGGATGCCtacaaaggcaaagaaggatATGAGGGATATCTCAATTTTAAGGTGGCAGCTCTCAGCGAGATCCTTCAAGATGCTGGTTACCACACCATCATGTCTGGAAAATG GCATCTCGGCACAAGCAAGGAGACAGCGCCTTGCTCTAGAGGCTTCGACAAGAGCTACGTCTTCCTCTCTGGATGCTGCAACCACTTCAACTACGAGCCCCAATTAGACGACCCATCGCACGGGTTCTTTACGCCCATGAACGCCGGCAAGTTCTGGATGCAAGACGACCAGTTCCTCGATCGAAAGAACCCCGAACACATCCCCAGCGACTTCTACTCAACAACATCCTTTTCCGACAAGTTGATCGACTACTTGAAGGAGCGAGACGATACTGAACAACCGTTCTTTGCATATTTGCCCTTTACTGCACCTCATTGGCCCCTTCAGGCACCACGCGAGGTCATCGACAAATACAAGGGGCGTTATGACGATGGCCCTGCAGCGCTCCGCATGCGAAGACTGGCAAAGCTGGTCGAGCTTGGTCTTATTCCTGAAGGCATCGAGCCTGCTCCCATGACACTCGAGGCATGGGATAAGATGACCCCATCTGAACAAGCCGAGTCGGCGAGAAAGATGGAAGTCTACGCCGCCATGGTTGATCTCATCGACTCCAACATCGGCCGCGTCGTCGACTATCTCGAGTCCGTCAACGAACTCGACAACACATTTATCCTCTTCATGTCGGACAACGGAGCCGAAGGCGCTATGCTGGAAGCTATTCCCATGATGGGCAGCGTGGGTACAGTTCCCAAGATTATTAACAAGTACTACAACAATTCTCTCGAgaacatgggcatgggggaTTCATATATCTGGTATGGACCTGAGTGGGCGTGTGCCTCTATGGCTCCCTCCAGAGGCTTCAAGACGTGGATCACAGAAGGTGGCATTCGATGTCCTTGTCTGATTCGATACCCGCCTTTGGCAAAGACGGGTTCCCACACCGATGCTTTCTGTACCGTCATGGATATTCTGCCCACGGTTCTTGAGCTGGCTGGTGTCCCTTCTCCAGGGAAACAGTTCAGAGGTAGAGAAGTTGTTCCTGTAAGGGGCTCATCATGGGTTTCCCACCTGGAGAACCAAGCACCCTCGTTCCAcgatgaagagaaggagattACAGGTTGGGAGCTCTTTGGACTGCGGGCCATCCGGGAAGGCTATTGGAAGGCGCTGTATATGAACGCGCCTCGAGGAAAGGATAGGTGGGAGCTCTACGATATGAAGAATGACCCCGGTGAGCTGAATGATCTGGCCGAAGCCCAACCTGAGATTTTGGAACGGTTGATCAAGCATTGGGAGATTTATTATGCTGAGACGGGCATGTTTGACCCTGGGCATGATTTCCCTGTGACCCGAATTTGA
- a CDS encoding MFS domain-containing protein, whose amino-acid sequence MSPTKRSRGLFACFNGRLLYSCGIIALSQLNFGMDQSAFSNTQAMPAFKRQFGTYDEATKTYVLETVFLSLLNSVNFVGFVFGLVFGNLTSRRFGRRIAMFVMCFWALLSAVILITSRTQTQAITGRTIAYVYIGMELALVPVLQSELVPAEARGFVVGTYQSGLYFGTLLMAIICRGTSEIKGHGSWQIPYGLFFVIPSILAVAVWWIPESPRWLLTRDRQEEALKSLKLLRQGAYTDEEINSEFEDMQRAINTTIKKGSFMDLFRGTNLKRTLITVGVNIFLQLTGQNFSSKYGTIFIQSLGTVNPFAMSCINSSVGIVTVFFTQMLTDKTGRVPLLVAGALIQTASLMTMGGLGTVENPSHSVRTGIVVTVTLFTFGFSLGWAPLSHVVAAEIPTTGLRDLTYALGSVFNIVIQWAVAFSIPYLIDKSHAGLGSKVGFIFGTTAFMATLFSWFCIPECGGKTLEEIDELFVRGVPISKFRTAKLSSDLEGSENVEVFKANASDISTTEKARDQ is encoded by the exons ATGTCTCCGACCAAACGCAGTCGTGGGCTCTTTGCCTGCTTCAATGGTCGCCTTCTTTACTCATGCGGCATCATTGCGCTGTCGCAGCTCAACTTTGGCATGGACCAAAGTGCGTTTAGCAACACGCAAGCAATGCCCGCCTTTAAACGACAATTCGGTACCTATGACGAAGCTACAAAGACGTATGTTCTTGAGACGGTCTTCCTCTCTCTGTTGAACAGCGTCAACTTTGTTGGTTTTGTCTTTGGTCTTGTTTTCGGTAATCTTACCAGCCGACGCTTTGGCCGTCGGATCGCCATGTTTGTCATGTGTTTTTGGGCTCTGCTGTCGGCTGTGATTCTCATCACGTCGAGGACTCAAACTCAGGCAATCACTGGACGAACGATTGCTTATGTCTATATCGGCATGGAACTTGCTCTGGTTCCTGTACTTCAGTCTGAGCTTGTTCCAGCTGAGGCTCGTGGATTTGTTGTTGGTACTTATCAATCCGGCTTATAC TTCGGTACCCTtctcatggccatcatctgccgTGGCACCAGCGAGATTAAGGGACATGGGTCCTGGCAAATCCCCTACGGCCTCTTTTTCGTGATTCCCTCGATTTTGGCTGTCGCTGTTTGGTGGATCCCCGAG TCGCCTCGATGGCTGTTGACCCGCGATCGACAGGAGGAGGCACTCAAGtccctcaagctccttcGCCAGGGCGCCTACACAGACGAAGAGATCAACTCCGAGTTTGAAGACATGCAAAGAGCCATTAATACTACCATTAAGAAGGGCAGCTTTATGGACCTGTTCCGTGGTA CCAATCTCAAGCGCACTCTCATCACCGTTGGCGTCAACATCTTCCTCCAGCTTACGGGTCAGAACTTTAGTTCCAAGTATGGTACCATTTTCATCCAGAGCCTTGGAACGGTGAACCCTTTCGCCATGTCGTGCATCAACTCTTCTGTTGGCATCGTCACGGTGTTTTTCACCCAGATGCTGACCGACAAGACCGGCAGAGT TCCCCTTCTGGTCGCTGGTGCTTTGATCCAGACTGCCAGTCTCATGACCATGGGAGGCCTTGGCACTGTTGAGAACCCCTCGCATAGCGTCCGCACTGGCATCGTTGTGACTGTGACACTCTTCACATTCGGCTTCTCGCTTGGTTGGGCTCCCCTGTCGCACGTCGTCGCAGCCGAAATCCCCACCACAGGCCTCCGAGATCTGACCTACGCCCTCGGCTCCGTCTTCAACATTGTCATCCAGTGGGCCGTCGCCTTTAGCATCCCCTACCTGATTGACAAGTCGCACGCTGGTCTTGGGTCTAAGGttggcttcatctttggCACCACCGCGTTCATGGCGACGCTGTTTTCGTGGTTCTGCATTCCCGAGTGTGGAGGCAAGActctggaggagattgatgagCTCTTTGTTAGGGGCGTGCCTATTAGCAAGTTCCGCACGGCAAAGCTCAGCTCCGACTTGGAGGGCTCTGAGAATGTCGAGGTTTTCAAGGCGAATGCTTCCGACATTAGCACCACAGAGAAGGCAAGGGACCAGTGA
- a CDS encoding Zn(2)-C6 fungal-type domain-containing protein: MPPRKREHDADSLNAPASTAPAKRQRVSLACDACRTAREKCDGGRPHCGTCTAQNRPCSYTPASRKRGVQTGYLRTIELSLAWLFEQVPDCEGALHRLLTQNDGADGTRILATKDKAGHRLYRRWSKSRVHKDIGRMLSDEKTPRNETSADDSETEESISPANANLFEAKSSPGFSLQGANLSQADLPANTYQLGGMAELPVPTKLTLPPNWKRLIDIYFCYTHSWLPIVEREMVTSTALAYPSEGLTLEANRSSALHAQLWAVFAVSSFQDAASSEPFHNNGFSPSKIYSIARQLIPSDDESLEIPHISSLLLQSLVLLGQKKTMSAWLLIGKASRLALHGRATNSHMFPVKEGGEASLNHAEVRILAASFVLDSLASLCLGQSQVTSGIRYSLPSVTIVQLLNLNEPWAPVSGFGKASEHRDESTPETASPLPTFQQLFAFCRLWAASMDARLYDSPTSRRITPEDLVRSLDAQFSFCNSLIFGGSTPAVPSAYLLQGMFLAITLDLVPGHRPSLFSNLIEVVESCLETFGPGGTPPIVVTLMEIVHCHGHSSRMQEHDKVKWDAASKALTDVWKPNNSGIDGPKEHQNNIGVVDPISRPIAGPVFMDEISTASHHTSQTAPLTSGELEHELNRMQQRQKEQQFLSYERQRYAGNSDNSPGTSQSLYPVTPNLTFQSPPVNGGHTGNLLHSSHIPSQLVDYDAILEELGSIDCGDSIEVDPQFMTNLGFAPGCDLGEMFHGDFGT, from the coding sequence ATGCCGCCGAGGAAACGCGAACACGATGCGGACTCCCTCAATGCTCCCGCCAGTACCGCTCCCGCCAAACGACAGAGAGTCTCTCTTGCCTGCGACGCGTGCCGAACCGCCAGAGAGAAGTGCGATGGCGGCCGTCCTCACTGCGGAACCTGCACGGCGCAGAACCGGCCATGCTCGTACACCCCTGCCTCTCGTAAGAGAGGCGTGCAGACGGGTTATCTACGAACCATTGAGCTCTCGCTCGCCTGGCTGTTTGAGCAGGTTCCTGACTGCGAGGGAGCTCTGCATCGTCTACTTACACAGAATGATGGGGCAGACGGCACCCGCATCCTGGccaccaaggacaaggctggCCATCGACTCTACCGCCGATGGAGCAAGAGTCGCGTCCATAAAGACATTGGACGAATGCTATCGGATGAAAAGACCCCTCGGAACGAGACTTCGGCAGACGACTCGGAGACGGAAGAGAGCATCAGCCCGGCCAACGCCAACCTCTTCGAGGCGAAATCATCACCTGGATTTTCACTTCAAGGTGCAAACCTTTCACAAGCAGATCTACCTGCGAATACCTACCAACTTGGCGGCATGGCTGAGCTGCCAGTGCCTACCAAGCTGACACTCCCTCCGAATTGGAAGCGGCTCATCGACATTTACTTTTGTTACACTCACAGCTGGCTCCCGATCGTCGAGCGGGAAATGGTCACCAGCACTGCCTTGGCCTATCCCTCTGAAGGACTCACACTCGAGGCGAACCGGTCGTCCGCCCTACATGCTCAGCTTTGGGCTGTGTTCGCCGTGTCTTCTTTCCAAGATGCAGCCTCCTCCGAACCCTTCCACAACAACGGATTCTCACCGAGCAAAATCTACTCGATTGCTCGACAACTCATACCCTCCGACGACGAGAGTCTGGAAATCCCTCACATttcttccctcctccttcagtCACTGGTCCTCCTAGGCCAGAAAAAGACCATGTCCGCATGGCTACTCATTGGCAAAGCCTCACGCCTTGCACTCCATGGCCGAGCCACCAACTCGCACATGTTCCCGGTCAAAGAAGGTGGCGAGGCCTCTCTAAACCACGCTGAAGTGAGAATACTAGCTGCTAGCTTCGTTTTGGACTCGTTGGCTTCTCTCTGCCTGGGCCAGTCCCAGGTCACCTCGGGCATCCGATATAGTCTGCCTTCTGTGACCATCGTGCAGTTGCTGAACTTGAACGAGCCATGGGCTCCGGTTTCAGGGTTTGGCAAGGCATCTGAGCATCGGGACGAATCAACGCCAGAAACGGCGTCACCCCTGCCGACATTCCAGCAATTATTTGCTTTTTGTAGGCTCTGGGCCGCCAGCATGGATGCAAGACTGTACGATAGTCCCACTTCCCGCAGGATCACCCCTGAAGACCTTGTCAGAAGTCTGGACGCCCAGTTTTCGTTCTGCAACTCGCTCATCTTTGGGGGTTCAACTCCAGCGGTGCCATCAGCTTACCTACTCCAAGGCATGTTCTTGGCCATTACCTTGGACCTGGTGCCTGGCCACAGGCCATCACTCTTCTCGAACCTGATAGAGGTTGTCGAATCGTGTCTGGAGACCTTTGGACCCGGTGGAACACCCCCCATCGTTGTCACCTTGATGGAGATCGTGCATTGTCATGGCCACAGCAGCCGGATGCAAGAACACGACAAAGTCAAGTGGGATGCAGCCTCGAAAGCGCTCACAGACGTCTGGAAACCCAACAATTCAGGGATAGATGGGCCTAAAGAGCATCAAAACAACATTGGCGTGGTGGATCCTATCAGTCGCCCAATCGCCGGGCCAGTCTTCATGGATGAGATATCAACCGCCTCTCACCACACCAGCCAGACAGCGCCCTTGACCTCAGGAGAGCTGGAACATGAACTTAACCGGATGCAACAGCGTCAAAAAGAGCAGCAGTTCTTGTCGTACGAGCGGCAAAGATATGCAGGCAACTCAGACAACAGTCCTGGCACATCACAGTCTCTCTACCCAGTCACACCCAACCTGACGTTCCAGTCCCCTCCAGTCAACGGCGGGCATACAGGGAATCTGCTGCACAGCTCGCACATACCAAGCCAGCTGGTAGATTACGACGCCATTCTGGAAGAACTTGGATCCATAGACTGCGGCGACAGCATCGAAGTGGACCCCCAGTTTATGACCAACCTAGGGTTTGCGCCCGGCTGCGACCTGGGCGAGATGTTTCACGGCGACTTTGGTACATGA
- a CDS encoding Quinate repressor protein, giving the protein MAGVKRSLGAMLGHEEIMLRSNGFGKIRDHGHGISSRNSEAQNEQTPTLTLAETLHSQSRNSSRSQSQSQPPSTRPEQQDAVTRTPSPTFPPLTGEVPEFAPDASMLLAGIRGAGKSTLAIMASSAMDRKVIDLETAFQKTSGLSSAAYKAEHGSAACYKHQAKVLQNALDRHRTGCILVCSWMESRIQNLLREFAATHPVIHIVRDADAIQNHLKLRDKAKIRNLLNVSNAIFRTCTNFEFFNVSEKPTRSLTRIFLTQRTPAPYLTLKHVERHFLKFLSLIYPAGTIPFMDSAFPLARIPPEERRFTYATSIPLSDVLDDSVDTEEHVAGADVVQIVVHDLADHAEAGTLTAETSSQLLADITKGIGVVRRSTILPIILHLFLPHTASEDVVRVYLDLIHHTVRLAPEMMTVDLRLEDSHISRILTVRKRTKIIGNAFIITDPPSWESPMWMNWYKKANTLGCHLARLIRPAANVEDNFRINHLRSSVDALQGPKIPLIAYNSGPLGRNSAAFNRILTVVRPDSLERVNPKPPITPCITAVGATKALFSSFIYNEMKLYVFGTNVSYSLSPAMHTCALKACGVPHTYEPVSCASLRGIRHLIEDSNFAGASIGLPFKVEIITLTHSLSNHARAIGAVNTLIPIRSLNEDGSIPTGAAFFDSVNQSGPIKALYGENTDWIGIRACIRRGLSPANAVVASTCGLVIGAGGMARATIYAMLQVGIKNIVVYNRTPQNAQKMVSHFAELLQRKDFKLLSAGSEGAQFHVIESLEDAWPTDVRLPTVVVSCIPTHRIGNVPAPDLTLPDEWLGSRTGGVAIELGYKTLDTPFLAQFRKESSRGWVSMDGLDMLPEQGFAQFELFTGRRAPRRIMRREVFQAYPDEEGKSNFEELRPRLQSLDEQEA; this is encoded by the coding sequence ATGGCAGGCGTCAAGAGGTCCCTCGGGGCCATGCTGGGCCATGAGGAGATCATGTTACGATCGAATGGCTTTGGGAAGATCAGggatcatggtcatggcatcTCCAGCCGCAACAGCGAGGCCCAAAACGAACAGACACCGACACTCACGCTGGCCGAAACGCTTCATTCCCAGTCCCGGAACAGTTCCCGGTCTCAATCCCAATCGCAACCGCCCTCGACTCGACCAGAACAGCAAGATGCAGTCACTCGCACACCATCACCGACCTTTCCTCCATTGACTGGGGAAGTCCCCGAGTTCGCCCCAGATGCATCAATGCTTCTGGCTGGCATCCGCGGCGCCGGAAAGTCTACATTGGCCATCATGGCATCGTCCGCCATGGATCGCAAAGTGATAGACCTTGAGACAGCTTTCCAGAAAACCTCGGGCCTCTCAAGCGCCGCCTACAAGGCCGAGCATGGCTCAGCTGCATGCTACAAGCATCAAGCCAAGGTCCTACAGAATGCGCTAGACCGTCACCGCACCGGTTGCATCCTCGTTTGCTCCTGGATGGAGAGTCGTATACAAAACCTCTTGAGGGAATTCGCCGCCACCCATCCTGTTATTCACATTGTACGCGACGCCGATGCCATTCAGAACCACCTCAAGCTCcgcgacaaggccaagatccgGAACCTTCTCAATGTCAGCAATGCCATCTTCAGGACATGCACCAACTTTGAGTTCTTTAATGTCTCAGAGAAGCCCACCAGGTCTCTCACCCGGATATTTCTCACCCAAAGAACTCCTGCTCCATATCTGACCCTTAAGCACGTCGAGAGACATTTCCTCAAGTTCCTCTCGCTCATCTACCCAGCCGGTACAATCCCGTTCATGGACTCGGCGTTCCCCTTGGCAAGGATCCCACCAGAGGAACGGCGATTTACCTATGCTACCTCAATTCCTCTCTCAGATGTTTTGGACGACTCTGTGGACACAGAGGAGCACGTCGCTGGAGCAGATGTGGTTCAGATTGTGGTGCATGACCTGGCTGATCACGCAGAAGCAGGCACTCTCACAGCCGAAACCAGCAGTCAACTGCTTGCCGACATCACAAAAGGCATAGGGGTTGTCAGAAGAAGCACGATTTTACCCATAATACTGCACCTATTCCTCCCCCATACAGCAAGCGAGGATGTCGTTCGTGTCTACTTGGATCTCATACACCACACCGTTCGTCTCGCCCCGGAGATGATGACCGTTGACCTACGGCTGGAGGACTCGCACATTTCTCGAATATTGACGGTTCGAAAAAGGACAAAAATCATTGGAAACGCTTTCATCATCACAGATCCCCCATCCTGGGAGTCTCCAATGTGGATGAACTGGTACAAAAAGGCCAATACCTTGGGTTGCCACTTGGCCAGGCTGATTCGCCCAGCCGCAAACGTCGAGGACAATTTCCGTATCAATCACCTCAGGTCGTCTGTCGATGCTTTACAAGGACCCAAGATCCCCTTGATCGCCTACAATTCTGGACCTCTGGGTCGCAATTCCGCAGCCTTCAATCGCATCCTCACAGTCGTTCGCCCGGATTCATTAGAACGGGTGAACCCGAAGCCACCGATCACTCCCTGCATCACGGCGGTGGGTGCGACGAAGGCTCTTTTCTCGTCATTCATCTACAATGAGATGAAGCTGTACGTCTTTGGAACCAACGTCAGCTACAGCTTGTCACCAGCAATGCACACTTGTGCATTGAAGGCATGTGGAGTCCCCCATACCTACGAACCAGTCTCCTGTGCCTCTCTACGGGGGATACGGCATTTGATCGAAGACTCGAATTTTGCGGGCGCTTCAATCGGTCTCCCCTTCAAGGTTGAGATCATCACACTGACACATTCGTTGAGCAACCACGCTCGGGCGATTGGGGCTGTCAACACTCTTATCCCGATCCGCTCGCTGAACGAAGATGGCTCGATACCAACAGGAGCGGCCTTTTTCGACAGTGTCAATCAGTCTGGGCCGATCAAGGCCCTCTACGGCGAAAACACGGATTGGATCGGAATTCGAGCGTGTATCCGCCGCGGTCTTTCACCTGCAAATGCTGTTGTCGCAAGCACTTGCGGTCTCGTCATTGGAGCAGGCGGAATGGCGCGGGCCACGATATACGCAATGCTTCAAGTCGGTATCAAAAACATCGTCGTCTACAATCGCACACCTCAAAACGCTCAGAAGATGGTGTCGCACTTTGCAGAGCTCCTCCAAAGGAAGGACTTCAAGCTTCTCAGCGCTGGGAGCGAAGGGGCCCAGTTCCACGTCATTGAATCACTTGAAGATGCTTGGCCTACCGATGTCCGCCTACCTACAGTAGTCGTTTCGTGCATCCCAACGCATCGCATTGGAAATGTGCCTGCGCCGGACTTGACACTTCCGGATGAGTGGCTAGGAAGCCGCACGGGAGGCGTCGCAATTGAGCTTGGATACAAAACATTGGATACGCCATTCTTGGCTCAGTTCAGAAAGGAGTCATCTCGAGGATGGGTCAGCATGGATGGTCTCGACATGCTGCCTGAGCAAGGCTTTGCTCAATTTGAACTGTTCACGGGTCGAAGAGCGCCCAGGAGGATCATGAGGCGAGAGGTTTTCCAGGCATACCccgatgaggagggcaagTCGAACTTTGAAGAATTGCGGCCCAGGCTGCAGTCACTTGATGAGCAAGAAGCATAA